GGAGGTGTGCGAGGCCATTGCAAGGGGTTGGCGCCGGGGTCGCCCGGAGGACGTGTTGGAGCTGTTGCCGGTGAGCGACGGGGGTGATGGATTTGGGGATGTTGCGCGGCGGCTGGTGGGGGCGCGGTCGCGGTTCTTGCGCACGGTGGATGCGGCGGGCCGGCCTTTGCGGGTGCGTTGGTGGTGGGAGGGGCGTACCCGCCTGGGCATAGTTGAATCGGCGGGGATTATTGGGTTGGCCTTGTTGCCCCGGGGTCGGTTTCATCCATTTGAGATGGATACGACCGGTTTGGGTCGGGCGCTGGGGGTGGTGGCCCGGCGTGGGGCGCGTTGTGTGTTGATCGGGTTGGGTGGCAGTGCCACCAACGATGGCGGCTTTGGGTTGGCGCGGGCGTTGGGCTGGCGATTTTTGGATGCCCGGGGAGGCGAGCTGACGCGGTGGACCGAATTGGTGCGGTTGGTCCGTGTGGTTCCTCCGCCGGGGCGGTGGCCGTGGCGCCGTGTGCAGGCGGCGGTGGATGTATCGAACCCGCTGCTGGGTCCGCGCGGGGCCACGCGCGTGTATGGTCCTCAGAAGGGCCTTCGTCCGGAGGATTTCGCTCTGGCGGAGCGGTGTCTGCGGCGCCTGGCGGATGTGATGGAAGAGTGGACGGGGAGGTCCCTGGCGTGTGTGCCGGGGGCTGGTGCCGCGGGTGGACTTGGATTTGGACTGATGGCGTTTG
The window above is part of the Limisphaera ngatamarikiensis genome. Proteins encoded here:
- a CDS encoding glycerate kinase; this translates as MGLRVLVCPDKFKGSLTAAEVCEAIARGWRRGRPEDVLELLPVSDGGDGFGDVARRLVGARSRFLRTVDAAGRPLRVRWWWEGRTRLGIVESAGIIGLALLPRGRFHPFEMDTTGLGRALGVVARRGARCVLIGLGGSATNDGGFGLARALGWRFLDARGGELTRWTELVRLVRVVPPPGRWPWRRVQAAVDVSNPLLGPRGATRVYGPQKGLRPEDFALAERCLRRLADVMEEWTGRSLACVPGAGAAGGLGFGLMAFAGAELISGFGWVARKAGLERKLRRADLVLTGEGALDRSSLMGKAVGEIARICRRQGKPCLAFAGRFQPWPRHHVWFERVYALVDAVSETTAMRRAAEVLERLATRAATQWADAAAG